In Bradyrhizobium sp. WBOS07, the genomic window CACGATCATGATGAGGAGCGCGCGGGCGTAGAGGCCGGTCGGCATCCAGCCCTTGAACGCGTTGCCCATCCAGCCGTTGGCGGCGGAGACGCGGCCGGCGGCGCTCTTCAGAAGCGTCAGGCCGGTATCGATCGTGCTCATTTGGCGCGCTTCACTTGATTTATGGCGAGGCCACCAGCCGGTAGCCGATGCCGCGCACCGCCTGGAGGAACAGCGGATTGGCGGGGTCGGTCTCGATCTTGCGCCGGAGGCGGTTGATCTGCACGTCGACGGCGCGCTCGTTGACGCTGCCATTGCCGGTCAGCGCGCTGCGCGGCACGGTCTCGCCCGGCGTCTCCGAGAGAATTCGCAGCATCTCGCGCTCGCGGTCGGTGAGGTGAATGACCTCCTCGCCCTGGCGCAGCTCGCCGCGCTCGAGGTGGTAGATGTACGGACCGAAGGCGATCTTCTCGATCGTCGTGGCCTGCGGCGGCGGAGCGGCGCGCTTGAGGATGTTGTTGATGCGCAGCGCCAGCTCGCGCGGCTCGAACGGTTTTGCCACGTAGTCGTCGGCGCCGATCTGCAAGCCCTCGATGCGGGCCTCCGCCTCGTGCCGCGCCGTAAGCATCACGATCGGCACCGAGGAGGAGGTGCGGATGAAGCGGGCGAGGTCGAAGCCGGTCTCGCCGGGCATCATCACGTCGAGGATCAAGAGGTCGAAATGCAGACCCAGCAATTTCGATCGTGCATCGCCGGCGCTCGCGGCGGTGGTGACGCGGTAGCCTTCGCCGGCAAGGAAGCGCGAGAGCAGATCGCGGATGCGGCGGTCGTCGTCGACCAGCAGCAGATGCGGCGCGTCGTCGGCAGGGCGCGCCGGCGGGCGGGCGAGAGTGGCAGCGAGCGACACGGTCACTCCTTGGTGGTTTGATTGACGGAAGCGAAGATGGTCTCGAGCACCTTGTCCGGATCGTCACGATCGATCATCGCGCGCAGGAAGCGCTTGACCGTCTCGGCGTCCTGCGGACCGATCTCGGCGAGCGCCTTGGTGATGCGCGTGGTCTGCAGTCCGGCGAGCTTCTGCACCAGCGCCTCGCCTTTCGGCGTCGCATAGAGCAGGCGCTGGCGGCGGTCGTTGTCACCGGTCTTCTGCACGATGTAGCCCTCGTCCAGGAGCTGCTTGAGCACGCGGCCGAGCGATTGCTTGGTGATGCGCAGGACGTCGAGCAGGTCGGCGACTTTGAGGCCGGGATAACGGTAGACGAAGTGCATGACCCGGTGATGAGCCCGGCCGAAGCCGAAAGCCTCCAGCTCCTGGTCGGGATCGCCGACGAAATCGCGATAGGCGAAGAACAGCAGCTCGATGATATCCCAGCGCAAATTGCCTCCATCGCCTGCCGCCGGCCGGGGCTCGGCGGCGTCTTCAGCGGGACTCGCGAAATTTATGTCAGGCATATTGACGTATCTTGGGTTCAATGTTACAAAACGATCAGCCCGCACGAAATTTTAGGTCGTTTCGCGGCGGGCGGCATCGAAGCGGGACGGTGGAAAGAGCCGGACAGGCGACGACGGCCGGATCAGATCTACCGTGCGATTGTCGAGCGGCATTTCGGCAAAACATACTGGACTTCCGCCTCCCGCAAAAGCATGTCCTCAGCGACATGCTGGCCACGGGAAACCGGCCGTAACAAGGCTGGCGACGGGGTCCGGCCAGAAACCAATCAAGCCGGCCGGCCCCGACGGGGCGGGCGGGCGTGAGAAACAGCGCCGTTACCGGCAGCGGGAGCCAAGGACATGAGCATGACATTCGACATCCAGCCCGCAACCCATCCGACGCCCGAGAAGGACCGCGTGGCCAAGCTGGTCGACCCCGGCTTCGGGCGGGTCTTCACCGATCACATGGCGATCGTCCGCTACAACCAGCTCAAGGGCGGCTGGTACGAGGCGAAGATCGAAGCGCGCGCCAACTTCCAGCTCGATCCGGCCGGCGCCGTCCTGCACTACGCCCAGGAGATCTTCGAAGGCCTGAAGGCTTACAAGCGCGACGATGGCGGCGTGAACCTGTTCCGGCCCGATGCCAATGCGCGCCGCTTCAGGGATTCCGCCGACCGCATGGCGATGGCGCAGCTGCCCGAGGACGTCTTCATCGAGGCGGTCGAGCAGGTCGTGCGCATCGACCGCGCCTGGATGCCGGGCGGCGAGGGCAGTCTCTATCTGCGCCCCTTCATGATCGCGAGCGAGACCTTCCTCGGCGTCAAGCCGTCGTCCGAATACATCTTCTCGGTCATCGCCTCGCCGGTCGGCTCCTATTTCAAGGGCGGCCCTGCGCCGGTCTCGATCTGGGTGTCGGAAAACTACACGCGCGCCGCGGTCGGCGGCACCGGCGCGGTCAAATGCGGCGGCAATTACGCCGCCAGCCTGCGCGCACAGGCGGAGGCGATGCAGCACGGCTGCGACCAGGTCGTCTTTCTCGATGCGATCGAGCGTCGCTACGTCGAGGAGCTCGGCGGCATGAACGTGTTCTTCGTGTTCGACGACGGCTCGCTCTCGACGCCGCCGCTCGGCACCATCCTGCCCGGCATCACCCGCGATTCCATCATCACGCTCGCCCGCGATGCCGGCAAGACCGTGCGCGAGGAGCCGTATTCGCTCGACCAGTGGCGCAAGGATGCCGCCAGCGGCAGGCTGAAGGAAGCCTTTGCCTGCGGCACCGCCGCCGTGATCTCGCCGATCGGCAAGGTGCGTTCGGTCAGCGGCGATTTCGAGATATCGGGCGGCGCCGCCGGCCCCGTCGCCATGGGCCTGCGCAAGCAGCTCGTCGACATCCAGTACGGCCGCACCAACGATCCGCACAACTGGATCCGCAAGGTGTTTTGATTGCTTCTTCTTCCTTCTCCCCTTGTGGGAGAAGGTGGCGCGAAGCGCCGGATGAGGGGTCTCTGTCCGCATCGTTAAATCTGCGGTCGCGGAAAGAACCCCTCACCCGTCTCGCCGCTAGCGCGGCGAGCCACCCTCTCCCACAAGGGGAGAGGGGAAACGCGCATCGTTTGTGCGTTTCGTGCACTGAACGCCCTGCCACGATCTCGCGACAAAGCCAGGACGCATCAAGGCATCCTGGGTATCGCGATCATGGCAGCAAGGCTCTCCCAACCCGTGAAATGGGTCGTTCTCGCCGCAATCACCGGCATCTCGGTGTTCGGCATCCTGACGATCGGCCCGACGCACGAGGTCGTCGCGCAAGACCGCTCGCCGATCGTCGACGTGCGCACCGGCGATCCCGAGATGAATGCGGCGATGGCGCGGGCCCGCGGCACGCTGCCGGCCTTCTGGGCCTCCTATGAGGCGCAGAAGCCGTCCGAAACCGGGCACGCCCTGAAGGTGCGTTTTGCGACCCGCAAGGGTGGCGAGCACATCTGGATCGGCGAGGTGAAGAAGCAGCCCGGCGGGACCTTTACCGGCCTGTTTGCCAACCAACCCCGCGATCTGCCGGGCAAGCACGCCGGCGACAAGGTTTCGTTCACCGAGGCCGACATCTCGGACTGGATGTTCATGCGCAACGGCAAGATCGTCGGTGGCGAAACCATCAAGCCGACGCTGAAATCGCTGCCGAAGGCGGACGCCGATGCGCTGCGGGCGCGGATGGAGCAGCCGTAGAGCAGTTGCCGCCTCGCGCCCCGGCTGGTAAACGCCGCGCATGGCCGAGAAACCCAAAAAACCCCAGAAACTGAAGGCGCGTCTGCCGCGCGGGCTCGAGGATCGCGATCCCTCAGCGATCCGGGCGACGCGCGAGATGGTCGAGAAGATCCGTGCCGTCTACGAGCTCTACGGCTTCGAGCCGGTGGAGACGCCGGCGATGGAATATACCGACGCGCTCGGCAAGTTCCTGCCCGACCTGGACCGCCCGAACGAGGGCGTGTTCTCGTTCCAGGACGACGACGAGCAGTGGATCAGCTTGCGCTACGATTTGACCGCGCCGCTGGCGCGCTATGTCGGCGAGCGCTACGGCACCGACGCGCTGGTCCTGCCCTATCGCAGCTACCGCGTCGGCTACGTCTTCCGCAACGAAAAGCCGGGCCCCGGCCGCTTCCGTCAGTTCATGCAGTTCGACGCCGACACGGTGGGTTCGGCGACTCCGGCGGCGGACGCCGAGATCTGCATGATGGCGGCGGACACGATGGAGGCGCTCGGCATCGCGCGCGGCCAGTATGTCGTGAAGGTGAACAACCGAAAAGTGCTCGATGGCGTGCTGGAAGCCATTGGGCTCGCGGGTGAGGAGAACGCGGCGCGCCGGCTGACGGTGTTGCGCGCGATCGACAAGCTCGACAAGTTTCCCGCCGACGAGGTGCGCAAGCTGCTCGGTCCCGGACGCTGGGACGGCGGCGAAGAAGGCAAGGGCGACTTCACCAAGGGCGCCAATCTGAGCGAAGCCGAAGCCGACGTCGTTCTCGCCATCACCAAGCCGCGCGAGGATTGGAAAGAGGCCGTTGCCGCTGCGGAAGCCTACCTCGCCAAGAGCCCGGTCGGTCAGGCCGGCGTGAGCGAGCTGGAAGAGATTGCCAAGCTGGTCACTGCGTCGGGTTACGGTGCAGACCGCATCAAGATCGATCCCTCCGTCGTGCGCGGTCTCGAATATTACACCGGCCCCGTCTACGAGGTCGAACTGCTGCTCGAGACCAAGGACGAGAAGGGTCGCCCGGTGCGCTTCGGCTCGGTCGGCGGCGGCGGACGCTATGACGGCCTCGTCTCGCGCTTTCGCGGCGAGCCGGTGCCGGCGACCGGTTTTTCGATCGGCGTGTCGCGCCTGCAGGCCGCGCTGATGCTGCTCGGCAAGCTCGACACCAAGCCGGACTTCGGTCCCGTCGTGGTCACCGTGTTCGACCGCGACCGCGTCGCCGACTATCAGAAGATGGTGGCGTCGTTGCGCAATGCCGGCATCCGGGCCGAGCTGTATCTCGGCAACCCCAAGAACATGGGCAACCAGCTCAAATATGCCGATCGCCGCAACTCGCCCTGCGTCATCATCCAGGGCTCCGACGAGAAGGCGCGCGGCGAGCTGCAGATCAAGGACCTGATCGAAGGCGCCAAGGCGGCCGCCGCGATCGCCTCCAACCAGGAATGGCGCGAGAGCCGCCCGGCGCAGTTCTCGTGCAGCGAAGCCGATCTCGTCGCGAAAGTGCGCGAGGTCCTGGCCCGCCATGACGTAAAGTGGGGATAGCCATTCCGGCGCGCCGTCATGCCCGGGCTTGTCCCGGGCATCCACGTCTTGTTTGATGGCGACCGTCAATGGCCGGCGTCCGGCCGCAAGGGAGAGAACAATGCCTGAGATCACCATCAGCATGGCCGAAGGCCGCACCGACGAGCAGAAGGCCGGCATGATGCGCGACATCACGCAGGCGCTGGTGAAGAATCTCGGCGTCGATGCCGATGCCGTCGTCATCCAGATCAACGAAGCCCCGCTCCGCCACAAGATGAAGGGCGGCAAGACCTTCGTGGAACGCGCGGCGGCCGCGAAGAAGTAGCCGCTTCTCAAGCGTCAATCACCACTGTTGTCCCGGATCGGCGCGCGCTTAAGGCGCGCTTGTCCGGGACGACATCGAGCAAGACCCATGGACGCACGGGATTACATCACGATCGGCATGAGTGCCGAGCGCACGCTGGTGGTGCCGGCCGAGCGCACGGTCGGGCATTTCGTGCCCGGCATGCCCTTTGTTTATGCCACGCCGATGATGATCCTGGAGATGGAGATGACCTCGGGCGATGCGATCCGCTCAGCGCTGCAGCCGGGCTGGGTCACTGTCGGCACCGAGGTCGACATCCGCCATCTCGCGGCCGCCCTCGTCGGCGCGACGGTGCGGACCACCGCGAAGGTGGTCGCGGTCGAGCGCCGCGTCATCCGCTTCGAGGTCGAAGCCTACGAGGGCACGCGCAAGCTCGGCGAAGGTCGCCACGCGCGCGGGCTCGTCAATGTCGAGACGTTCAACAAGCGGCTGGGAGCCGGCACGGCGCCGTAGGGTGGGCAAAGGCGCCTTCGCCGTGCCCACCATCTGCAATTGTTGAGAGACGGTGGGCACGTCGCTTACGCTCCTTTGCCCACCCTACAGCACCGTCTTACTTCGCCAATTCTTTCGATCGCTTCGTCGCGGCGGCGATCGCGCGGATCATGAGATCGCGCAGGCCCGGCTCTCCCATCAGCACGCCGAGCGCTGCGGCGGTGGTGCCGCCGGGCGAGGTGACGTTCTGGCGCAGTGTGCCGGCGGGCAGCTCGGACTGGTGCAGCAACTCGCCGGAGCCGGAGACGGTTTGGCGTGCGAGCCTCATTGCCAGCGCCTCGGGCAGACCCGCTTCGACGCCGGCGCGTGCCAGCTCCTCGGCGAGCAGGAACACATAGGCCGGCCCGGAGCCGGAGACGGCGGTCACCGCGTCCATCAGGCCTTCGTCCTCGACCCATTCGACCGCGCCGGTGGCGCGTAGCAGCGCGTCGGCCAGTGCGCGCTGCGCGGTGCTGACGTCGTTGGCCGCGACGGCGACGGTGATGCCGCGGCCGATCGCGGCCGGCGTGTTCGGCATCGCGCGCACCACGGCGCCGCCGCAGACCTCCTGGAGTGAGGCGATCGTGGTTCCCGCCATGATCGAGACCACCGAGGTCTTGTCCGAGACGAACGCTTTCAACCTGGTGCCGGCCTCGCGGAACATCTGCGGTTTCACCGCGACGACCAGCGTCTCGACGGGGCCTGCCGTCGTCGCATCGGGATTGAGCGCGACGCCCCTGGCGGCGAGCGCGGTGATCTCGGGCGACAGATGCGGATCGATCACGGCGACACGGCGCGGGTCGAGCCCGCCCGCCAGCCATCCGGTCAGCATCGCGCCGCCCATCTTGCCGGCGCCGGCGAGCAGGATGGTGCCGGTGATGTTTTGAAGGGGGTTGTTTGCCATCGCCGTTGCCACACACTCAGGCGTCATCCCCGCGAAGGCGGGGATCCATAACCACGGGCGGTTCTAGTGGATCGAGGTGTTGGCAACAAGCCGCGTGCCACAGGTGGCCATCACGCGGTATGGATCCCGGATCGGCGCGCGCTTAGGGCGCGCTTGTCCGGGACGACAGCGGAGGGCGAGGCGAGCCCTACGCCTCTCCGACCGTGTCGAACATCGCGGCGTCCATGGCCTCGGTGGTGGTCTTGCCCGCCCATACCACGAACTGGAACGCCGGGAAATAGCGCTCGCAGGCATGGATGGCGCCGGCAAGCATGGCCTCGCATTGCGCGGTCGAGGCGGTGAGGCCGCCCGGCAGCACCAGGGCCTGGCGGTGCATCACCATGCCGGTGTTGGTCCACAGATCGAAATGACCGACCCACAGCTGCTCGTTGACGGCGGCGACGAGCCGCTGCACCTCGCCGCGGCGCGCGTGCGGAATCTTCATGTCGAAGGCGCAGGCCAGATGCAGCGCCTCGATCTCGCCCATCCAGGTGAAGGAGAGCTGGTAGTCGGTCCATTGTCCCTTCGAGACAATCGTGAGTTCGTCTTCGCCGGAGCGTTCGAACGGCCAGTTGTTGCTGGCAGCGATATCCTCGACCACCGCGAGCGGATGGCTTCTGGAATCGATAGTGCCTTCGAGCAGGGACATGCCGTCTCGACCTCTTGCCTTCTTGTTGTCCTTGATACGCACGCGGTCGGCCCGGCACGCTCTCCCTCAACGTCGCTGCTGCGATCCCTCAGGGTCGCTCATGCGATCCCCAGGTCGCTGTTACGATCCCCTCGGATCAGCGCGGGCCTGTCGCGGATCAAGTGATGTGATTTGCGGAATCTGCGCAACGGGGTCCGGAGTCCGTCCACAAGCCAGGACTCGTTCGTCCACAGCTCATCTCCGCCACAATTCTTAACGTCGAAAGCCTCGGATCCCGATCGAGGAGAACAAACCGGAATCGGATTCGGGGGCGCCAATCGTTAATTCCGTCCCACGAGGGCCGGACCGCCAACAGGACCTCTACGCCGGCATGGGACCATGCGATTTGCCCATGCGGAACGCGCTTGCCGCGCCGGCGCGCCGGCGGCATATTTCCGCCCAGGCCGTTCATCCCGAGCGGCCGATGTTCTCAGGGCGGGGTGAAAGTCCCCACCGGCGGTAAGGGTCGAAAGGCCCAAGCCCGCGAGCGCCTTCCCCAAGGGGTAACCCGAAGGGAAGGGTCAGCAGATTCGGTGCAACTCCGAAGCCGACGGTCAAAGTCCGGATGAAAGAGAACGGTCGGTAGCAGACGCATCGCAAGGTGCGGCTGCTTGTCGTTCCGTGTGCCCTGATTCTGGTCCTTAAACTGAGGAAAGCCATGAATCAGATGTTGCAAGACCCCCAAGTCCAAAACTCAGACGTCCAACCGCCGCCGGTTCCGCAAGGACCCGCGACCGGGCATCCGCGCTTTGCCAAGCCGCAGCGGGTGGCCTTCGTACAGGCCTGCTGGCATCGCGACGTGGTCGAGGAGGCCCGCATCGCCTTCCTGAAGGAGGCGGAGGCAAGGCACCTCACCCATGTCGACGTGTTCGAGGTGCCGGGCTCGTTCGAGATCCCGCTGCACGCGCAGGTCCTCGCCAAGACGCGTCGCTACACCGCGATCGTTGCGGCCGGCCTCGTCGTCGACGGCGGCATCTATCGCCACGAATTCGTCGCCGACACCGTGATCAAGGCCTTGATGGACGTGCAGCTGCGCACCGAGGTGCCGGTGTTCTCGGCGGTGCTGACGCCGCAGCAATTCCACGAGACCGAGGTGCACTACGACTTCTTCCGCAAGCACTTTGCCATCAAGGGCGTGGAAGTCGCGGCAGCCTGTGCCGAGACCTTGCTCGGCCTGGAGCGCCTGCGCGGTCAGGTCGCCGCGGGGATCGTGGGGTAGGCAGGCTGCCGTAGGGTGGGCAAAGCGCAAACGTGCCCACCTTCTCTCGCAAATGAAAAAAGGTGGGCACGGCGCTTTGCGCCTTTGCCCACCCTACGAGACTTCTCGGATCGAAAAAATCAGTCGAACAGGCTCGACACCGATTCTTCTGCGGCCGTGCGCGCGATCGCATCCGAGATCAGGCTGCCGATCGGCAGCGTGCGGATGTTCGGCGCCTTGGTCACCGCCTCCGTCGGCAGGATCGAGTCGGTGATCACCAGCTCCTTCAGCTTGGAGCCGGAGATGCGGGCGGCCGCGCCGCCGGAGAGCACGCCGTGCGTGATGTAGGCGTAGACGTCCTTGGCGCCCTTGGCGAGCAGTGCGTCGGCCGCATTCACCAGCGTGCCGCCGGAATCGACGATGTCGTCGACGAGGATACAGGTGTAGCCGGCGACATCGCCGATCACGTTCATGACCTCGGATTCGCCCGGGCGCTCACGGCGCTTGTCGACGATCGCGAGCGGGGTGTTGATGCGCTTGGCGAGGCCGCGCGCGCGGGCCACGCCGCCGACGTCGGGCGAGATCACCATCACCTTGGAGAGGTCGAACTTGTCCTTGATGTCGCGCACCATCAGCGGCGCCGCATAGAGATTGTCGGTCGGGATGTCGAAGAAGCCCTGGATCTGGCCGGCATGCAGGTCGAGCGTCATGACGCGGTCGACACCGGCCTGCGTGATCAGATTGGCGACGAGCTTGGCCGAGATCGGCGTGCGCGAGCCCGATTTGCGGTCCTGCCGGGCGTAGCCGAAATAGGGCAGCACCGCGGTGATGCGGCGCGCCGAGGAGCGGCGCAGCGCGTCGGTGATGATCAGGAGCTCCATCAGATGGTCGTTCGCGGGAAACGAGGTCGACTGGATGACGAAGGCATCCGAGCCGCGGACGTTCTCCTGGATCTCGACGAAGATTTCCATGTCGGCGAAGCGCCGGACCACCGCCTTGGTCAGCGGCAGGTCGAGGCCTTGCGCGATCGCCTGCGCGAGGGCCGGATTGGAGTTGCCGGCGACGAGCTTGATGGAGCCGTTTTTGGCCGACATAGACGCTTCCTCCCGCGCTTTGCTGGATACGACGTTCAACATCTCAGATCCCACTGGAAGCACGGTTACGACGGGCGAGGAAATATCAGGCGGGAGGCTGCAATGGCAACCCGGAAGGCTACGTTTTCCCTTCGAAAATCCTGAGTCGGGCCAACGGTTTGGCCGCAACTTGAGGCCGTGGTTTAGCGGGGGTTATCGCTCGGCATAGCCGAGCGCGGAGGACGGCATGTCCGACGTCGGCGCCTCGGGAATCACGCTCGCCACCGCCGGTCCCCGCAAGCCAGGCGCTGCGCCAGGTGAGTCCGGCGTGCCGTTGATCATGTTGGAAAGTCCACTGAATCCGGCCTGGGCGATCTTCCGCAGCACCAGATCGTCGGCGGCCGCCCACGCGTCGCGGCCGGCCTTGACCGAGGTCGGTTCCTCGCCGGACAGGCGCAGCGCGCGCTGCTGATTGGCGTCGTAGACGTCCCAGACCCAGGCGATCACGGTCTTGCCGCGGACGATCTGGGCGGAGAGGTAGCTGCGCACGCGGTAGGCGGCCGAGCCCTCGCGGGAGACCACGGACAGGCTGCGCAGCTTGGATTCGCTGTCGAGCACGCCGACCATGCGGTCGAACACCTGCGGCGGCGGCCCGTCGATCGATTCGAACGCCACCGTCGCGCCCGAGCCGGTGCTCGGCGCCATCGCATAGGAATTCGCGGCGCCGCCACCGCCGGCACAGCCGCCAAGCGCGGTCGCAGCCGCCAGCAGCATGGCCGCCAGCACGCGCGAACCCGCACGGCCCAGGATGAATGACGCGTCCCTCATTATGGAGGGCAGCGATATCGTTAAAATCGATTAAGGTCTAGGGCGGCGGCGCACGGACACACAGTGTCATTCCGGGGCGCGCCGCTTGGCGCGAGCCAGGAATCCATTTCTCCGCGTGAATTGCCGCCCGATGGATTCCGGGTTCTCGCTTCGCGAGCCCCGGAATGACACAGTGCGTTGCCCTTGTGTTCACGCTTCGAGCGCGATCGCATGCACGTGGCGGCCGTAATCCGGCTCCTTGCGATGCACCGAGCGGCGATAGCTGAAGAAGCGCTCGTCGGCATAGGTGTCGAGGCCGAGATCGTCGATCATCAGGATGCCGGCGGCCTCGAGCCGCTGGCGGATGAAGCCGGCGAGATCGAACATCGCGTGTCCCTCGCGCACCGACGGGATGAAGAACATGGCGTTGTCCGCATCCGCCTCGATGAAGCGCGCCACGAACTCGTTGCCGACCTCGTAGCTGTCCTGGCGGATCAGCGGCCCGATCGCCGCGATGATGCCGCCGCGCGTGGCGCCGAGATCCTCCATCGCCGAAATCGTCGCCTCCAGCACGCCGGTGAGCGCGCCTTTCCAGCCGGCATGTGCACCGCCGATCACGCGTGCATGGGGATCGACGAACAGCACCGGTCCGCAATCGGCGGTGGAGACGCCGAGCGCGATGCCGGGCGTTTTCGTCACCAGCGCATCGCCCTTCGGCCGCGGCCCGCTCGGCCATGGTGTCTCGGCAACCAGCACGTCGGGCGAGTGGATCTGGTGCAGGCTGAGGAAGCGGTCCGCGCCGACACCGACATGCTCGGCCATGCGGCGGCGGTTCTCCGCGACGAGGCCCTGATCGTCGTTGGAGCCGAGCCCGCCGTTCAGCGCGGCATAGATGCCGCCGGAGACGCCGCCTTCGCGCGTGAAGAAGGCATGGCGCAGGCCGGGCACAGCTGCCAGCAGCGAGGAGGTGAGCGTCATCAATTGCCTCCGGCCTGTTCGAAATCGCTGAGGCCGGCAATGCCCGTCAGCCGCGGCTCGGAGATGCCGAGCACCTTGAACATCGAGCCCATGCCGCTGCGCCCGGTGTCGGTCAGGCGCTTGAGCGCGATCGAAATGTCGGTGGCGACTTCCGGCGTGGCCTTCTGCATCAAGGCGGCGGCCCTCGTATCGATGCCGATGCGCTTGAGGAAGTCGCCTTGCGTCACCGGCCCGTGCACGCGCGCGCCGACGTCCTCGGCCGCGCGCGCCAGCGCCTGGAAGTCGACATGGGCGGTGACGTCGGCCTGGCCCGGCGCCTTCAGGGGATCGACGAAGGTGTGGCGGGCAATCGCCTGGAAGGTGTCGCCGGCGTCGCTGCGCAGATGGCCGTAGTCGATGATCAGGGCGGCGCCGTCCTGGTCGCGCACGCGGGTGGCGAGCTTCATGATCTCGCCGTCGGGCCGCCATTCGAACACGGCGCCGATAGGTGCGGCGCGCACCAGGGGCGGCAGCAGCACGTCGAAGCGCGGGGTCGGCTCCGGCGCTGCGCCGAACTGAAGCCTGCCGTTGCCGTCGATCTCGATCACGCGCTCGTGCCAGCCGTTCTCGAGGCGGACCATCTGGTGAATCGGCAGCACGTCGAAATATTCGTTGGCGAGGATGATGCTCGGGCCATCAGGCACGTCGTCGATGCTGTCGTGCCAG contains:
- a CDS encoding response regulator, which translates into the protein MTVSLAATLARPPARPADDAPHLLLVDDDRRIRDLLSRFLAGEGYRVTTAASAGDARSKLLGLHFDLLILDVMMPGETGFDLARFIRTSSSVPIVMLTARHEAEARIEGLQIGADDYVAKPFEPRELALRINNILKRAAPPPQATTIEKIAFGPYIYHLERGELRQGEEVIHLTDREREMLRILSETPGETVPRSALTGNGSVNERAVDVQINRLRRKIETDPANPLFLQAVRGIGYRLVASP
- a CDS encoding MarR family winged helix-turn-helix transcriptional regulator; amino-acid sequence: MPDINFASPAEDAAEPRPAAGDGGNLRWDIIELLFFAYRDFVGDPDQELEAFGFGRAHHRVMHFVYRYPGLKVADLLDVLRITKQSLGRVLKQLLDEGYIVQKTGDNDRRQRLLYATPKGEALVQKLAGLQTTRITKALAEIGPQDAETVKRFLRAMIDRDDPDKVLETIFASVNQTTKE
- a CDS encoding branched-chain amino acid aminotransferase, whose amino-acid sequence is MSMTFDIQPATHPTPEKDRVAKLVDPGFGRVFTDHMAIVRYNQLKGGWYEAKIEARANFQLDPAGAVLHYAQEIFEGLKAYKRDDGGVNLFRPDANARRFRDSADRMAMAQLPEDVFIEAVEQVVRIDRAWMPGGEGSLYLRPFMIASETFLGVKPSSEYIFSVIASPVGSYFKGGPAPVSIWVSENYTRAAVGGTGAVKCGGNYAASLRAQAEAMQHGCDQVVFLDAIERRYVEELGGMNVFFVFDDGSLSTPPLGTILPGITRDSIITLARDAGKTVREEPYSLDQWRKDAASGRLKEAFACGTAAVISPIGKVRSVSGDFEISGGAAGPVAMGLRKQLVDIQYGRTNDPHNWIRKVF
- a CDS encoding YegJ family protein; protein product: MAARLSQPVKWVVLAAITGISVFGILTIGPTHEVVAQDRSPIVDVRTGDPEMNAAMARARGTLPAFWASYEAQKPSETGHALKVRFATRKGGEHIWIGEVKKQPGGTFTGLFANQPRDLPGKHAGDKVSFTEADISDWMFMRNGKIVGGETIKPTLKSLPKADADALRARMEQP
- the hisS gene encoding histidine--tRNA ligase, coding for MAEKPKKPQKLKARLPRGLEDRDPSAIRATREMVEKIRAVYELYGFEPVETPAMEYTDALGKFLPDLDRPNEGVFSFQDDDEQWISLRYDLTAPLARYVGERYGTDALVLPYRSYRVGYVFRNEKPGPGRFRQFMQFDADTVGSATPAADAEICMMAADTMEALGIARGQYVVKVNNRKVLDGVLEAIGLAGEENAARRLTVLRAIDKLDKFPADEVRKLLGPGRWDGGEEGKGDFTKGANLSEAEADVVLAITKPREDWKEAVAAAEAYLAKSPVGQAGVSELEEIAKLVTASGYGADRIKIDPSVVRGLEYYTGPVYEVELLLETKDEKGRPVRFGSVGGGGRYDGLVSRFRGEPVPATGFSIGVSRLQAALMLLGKLDTKPDFGPVVVTVFDRDRVADYQKMVASLRNAGIRAELYLGNPKNMGNQLKYADRRNSPCVIIQGSDEKARGELQIKDLIEGAKAAAAIASNQEWRESRPAQFSCSEADLVAKVREVLARHDVKWG
- a CDS encoding 4-oxalocrotonate tautomerase family protein codes for the protein MATVNGRRPAARERTMPEITISMAEGRTDEQKAGMMRDITQALVKNLGVDADAVVIQINEAPLRHKMKGGKTFVERAAAAKK
- a CDS encoding thioesterase family protein produces the protein MDARDYITIGMSAERTLVVPAERTVGHFVPGMPFVYATPMMILEMEMTSGDAIRSALQPGWVTVGTEVDIRHLAAALVGATVRTTAKVVAVERRVIRFEVEAYEGTRKLGEGRHARGLVNVETFNKRLGAGTAP
- the proC gene encoding pyrroline-5-carboxylate reductase; the protein is MANNPLQNITGTILLAGAGKMGGAMLTGWLAGGLDPRRVAVIDPHLSPEITALAARGVALNPDATTAGPVETLVVAVKPQMFREAGTRLKAFVSDKTSVVSIMAGTTIASLQEVCGGAVVRAMPNTPAAIGRGITVAVAANDVSTAQRALADALLRATGAVEWVEDEGLMDAVTAVSGSGPAYVFLLAEELARAGVEAGLPEALAMRLARQTVSGSGELLHQSELPAGTLRQNVTSPGGTTAAALGVLMGEPGLRDLMIRAIAAATKRSKELAK
- a CDS encoding YbjN domain-containing protein; the encoded protein is MSLLEGTIDSRSHPLAVVEDIAASNNWPFERSGEDELTIVSKGQWTDYQLSFTWMGEIEALHLACAFDMKIPHARRGEVQRLVAAVNEQLWVGHFDLWTNTGMVMHRQALVLPGGLTASTAQCEAMLAGAIHACERYFPAFQFVVWAGKTTTEAMDAAMFDTVGEA
- a CDS encoding 6,7-dimethyl-8-ribityllumazine synthase: MNQMLQDPQVQNSDVQPPPVPQGPATGHPRFAKPQRVAFVQACWHRDVVEEARIAFLKEAEARHLTHVDVFEVPGSFEIPLHAQVLAKTRRYTAIVAAGLVVDGGIYRHEFVADTVIKALMDVQLRTEVPVFSAVLTPQQFHETEVHYDFFRKHFAIKGVEVAAACAETLLGLERLRGQVAAGIVG
- a CDS encoding ribose-phosphate pyrophosphokinase; translation: MSAKNGSIKLVAGNSNPALAQAIAQGLDLPLTKAVVRRFADMEIFVEIQENVRGSDAFVIQSTSFPANDHLMELLIITDALRRSSARRITAVLPYFGYARQDRKSGSRTPISAKLVANLITQAGVDRVMTLDLHAGQIQGFFDIPTDNLYAAPLMVRDIKDKFDLSKVMVISPDVGGVARARGLAKRINTPLAIVDKRRERPGESEVMNVIGDVAGYTCILVDDIVDSGGTLVNAADALLAKGAKDVYAYITHGVLSGGAAARISGSKLKELVITDSILPTEAVTKAPNIRTLPIGSLISDAIARTAAEESVSSLFD
- the pgeF gene encoding peptidoglycan editing factor PgeF, producing the protein MTLTSSLLAAVPGLRHAFFTREGGVSGGIYAALNGGLGSNDDQGLVAENRRRMAEHVGVGADRFLSLHQIHSPDVLVAETPWPSGPRPKGDALVTKTPGIALGVSTADCGPVLFVDPHARVIGGAHAGWKGALTGVLEATISAMEDLGATRGGIIAAIGPLIRQDSYEVGNEFVARFIEADADNAMFFIPSVREGHAMFDLAGFIRQRLEAAGILMIDDLGLDTYADERFFSYRRSVHRKEPDYGRHVHAIALEA